In Calditrichota bacterium, one DNA window encodes the following:
- a CDS encoding slipin family protein, whose protein sequence is MQGIIAIIIILLFLIMSSIRIFKEYERGVVFRLGRLVGTKGPGLVLIIPIVDKVVKVGLRTIAMDVPPQDVITKDNVSVKVNAVLYFRVIDPAKAIVEVEDYLFATSQLAQTTLRSILGQAELDELLSEREKINRDLQEIIDHQTDPWGIKVSLVEVKHVDLPQEMQRAMAKQAEAERERRAKIIHAEGEFQASQKLADAAGVIATEPMSMQLRFLQTLTEIASENNSTTIFPLPIELFSSFITSMDKKGK, encoded by the coding sequence ATGCAAGGAATTATTGCCATAATTATCATTTTGCTGTTTTTAATCATGAGCTCCATTCGTATTTTTAAAGAATACGAACGCGGCGTCGTTTTTCGGCTAGGACGATTAGTCGGCACAAAAGGTCCCGGATTAGTACTCATTATCCCAATTGTCGACAAGGTCGTCAAAGTCGGTCTGCGCACCATTGCCATGGACGTACCGCCGCAGGATGTCATCACCAAAGACAACGTTTCCGTAAAAGTGAACGCCGTGCTTTACTTTCGCGTCATTGATCCGGCAAAAGCGATCGTTGAAGTAGAAGATTATCTCTTTGCAACTTCGCAATTAGCGCAGACTACTTTGCGCAGTATTTTGGGACAGGCGGAGTTAGATGAGCTATTATCCGAGCGGGAAAAAATCAATCGTGATTTGCAGGAAATCATCGATCACCAAACCGATCCCTGGGGCATCAAAGTGTCTTTGGTCGAAGTGAAACATGTTGATCTACCGCAAGAAATGCAACGAGCTATGGCGAAACAGGCGGAAGCGGAACGCGAACGACGCGCAAAAATCATCCACGCCGAAGGCGAATTTCAGGCTTCTCAGAAGCTCGCCGATGCCGCAGGCGTCATTGCTACAGAACCGATGTCCATGCAACTGCGCTTCCTGCAAACGTTAACGGAAATCGCTTCGGAAAATAATTCCACAACGATTTTCCCGCTACCCATCGAACTGTTCAGTTCGTTCATTACGTCGATGGACAAAAAGGGAAAATAG
- a CDS encoding nodulation protein NfeD, translating to MLKFLKKVIGLSFLTIFIYMASLFGDQRPRVDLIRIKGGTVNPISAEYIINSIEKAEENRSQCIVIQLDTPGGLITATQDIVKKELAAKIPVVVFVYPSGAGAVSAGTSITIAANFAVMAPGTNIGAAHPVGAGKTDSSDVGVKKATNWWATYNRSVAEKRGRNADWLEKAVRESESITEKEAVKLNVVDFIAKDMNDLLEKLDGKKAQLDSGTVILHTKDATINEYRPNLRFKILDLISNPSIAYILLMLGLLGMYFEFSNPGAIVPGVFGGISLILAFFAMQQLPINVAGILLILFATILFVLELKIASYGILTIGGIISMLLGSLMLFRSTPSISAHLPISLILSVTAIVSAFFIFAILMAVRTYRRQVTTGKEGIIGEVGVAVTPIMPEGRVRIHGEYWNAVSDEKIKKNEKVIVKKVDRLQLIVKKYN from the coding sequence ATGCTTAAATTTTTAAAAAAAGTTATTGGGCTTTCATTTTTGACAATTTTCATTTACATGGCCTCTTTGTTCGGAGATCAGCGCCCACGAGTGGATTTGATTCGCATCAAGGGCGGGACAGTGAATCCAATTTCCGCCGAATACATCATCAATTCCATCGAAAAGGCTGAAGAAAATCGATCCCAGTGCATTGTTATTCAGTTGGATACGCCAGGCGGCCTCATTACAGCGACGCAGGATATTGTGAAAAAAGAATTAGCCGCAAAGATACCAGTCGTCGTTTTTGTTTACCCATCAGGAGCAGGCGCAGTGTCCGCCGGGACGTCCATCACCATCGCCGCGAATTTTGCCGTCATGGCTCCTGGGACAAACATTGGCGCCGCGCATCCTGTTGGCGCGGGTAAAACCGACTCCAGCGATGTTGGCGTGAAAAAAGCGACAAACTGGTGGGCGACTTACAATCGTTCCGTCGCTGAAAAGCGTGGTCGCAATGCAGATTGGCTCGAAAAAGCAGTCAGAGAAAGCGAATCCATCACGGAAAAAGAAGCGGTGAAATTAAATGTGGTTGACTTTATCGCAAAAGACATGAACGATTTGCTGGAAAAATTAGATGGTAAAAAAGCACAGTTGGACTCAGGCACAGTAATTTTGCACACAAAAGATGCCACGATCAACGAGTACCGTCCCAATTTGCGTTTTAAAATTTTGGATCTGATTTCCAATCCGTCCATCGCCTACATTTTGTTGATGCTGGGACTGCTGGGCATGTATTTTGAATTTTCCAACCCCGGCGCTATTGTGCCCGGCGTGTTCGGCGGAATTTCCCTTATTTTGGCGTTTTTTGCCATGCAGCAGTTGCCAATAAACGTGGCGGGAATTTTGCTCATTCTTTTCGCTACCATTCTCTTTGTTCTCGAACTCAAAATTGCAAGTTACGGAATTTTGACAATCGGAGGGATTATATCCATGCTATTAGGCTCACTCATGTTGTTTCGAAGCACGCCTTCCATCTCCGCACATCTGCCGATTTCACTAATTCTCTCTGTGACAGCCATCGTATCCGCTTTTTTCATTTTTGCGATTTTGATGGCCGTACGCACTTACAGGAGACAAGTGACTACGGGAAAAGAAGGAATAATCGGCGAGGTTGGCGTCGCCGTGACGCCCATCATGCCGGAAGGACGAGTGCGAATTCACGGCGAATATTGGAATGCCGTGAGCGATGAAAAAATCAAAAAAAATGAAAAAGTGATTGTGAAAAAAGTGGACAGACTACAGTTAATTGTCAAAAAATATAACTAA
- a CDS encoding P1 family peptidase: MQTIFYFKKLFLFLFIFACLTASGFSQKRIRDYQIKVGILPPGENNGITDVKGVKVGQSTVISGNDIRTGVTVILPHSGNLFQEKVPAAIYVGNGFGKLVGVTQVEELGYIETPIALTNTLNVFRVADAIIDYMLTLPGNENIRSINPVVGETNDGFLNNIQKRVVGPEHVFQAIQSAKSGKVAEGSVGAGTGTICFGFKGGIGTSSRKLPEKRGGYTVGVLVQTNFGGVLSINGAPVGQELGKYYFKSDLQNGGSCMIVLATDAPLSHRNLKRLAKRTILGLARSGGFCSNGSGDYVIAFSTNPMCRIRADENNSEKLIPEISNNSMSPLFLAAVEATQEAIYNSLFMATDMSGYQNHKIKALPLDKVIEICKKYGLIR, from the coding sequence ATGCAGACTATTTTTTATTTCAAAAAGCTTTTTCTCTTTCTTTTCATTTTTGCATGTCTAACAGCGTCTGGATTCTCTCAAAAAAGAATTCGCGATTATCAAATCAAAGTTGGTATTCTTCCCCCCGGGGAAAATAATGGAATCACCGACGTCAAAGGAGTTAAAGTCGGACAGAGCACAGTCATTTCCGGCAATGACATTCGCACCGGCGTGACTGTCATTCTTCCCCATTCCGGAAATCTTTTTCAGGAAAAAGTCCCGGCGGCGATTTACGTCGGCAACGGATTCGGCAAACTCGTGGGCGTCACTCAGGTGGAAGAATTGGGCTACATCGAAACCCCGATCGCGTTGACCAACACCCTCAATGTTTTTCGTGTCGCCGACGCCATTATTGATTACATGCTGACTCTGCCGGGAAATGAAAATATCCGCTCCATCAATCCGGTTGTCGGCGAAACGAACGACGGATTTCTCAACAATATTCAAAAAAGAGTAGTGGGCCCGGAGCATGTTTTTCAGGCGATTCAATCAGCAAAATCCGGCAAAGTTGCTGAAGGCTCAGTTGGCGCTGGCACAGGGACAATTTGTTTCGGCTTCAAAGGCGGTATTGGAACCTCATCCCGAAAATTGCCGGAAAAACGCGGCGGCTACACCGTCGGCGTCTTAGTGCAGACGAACTTCGGCGGCGTGCTTTCCATCAACGGCGCGCCGGTCGGACAGGAATTGGGAAAATACTATTTCAAATCTGATTTGCAGAACGGCGGATCGTGCATGATTGTGCTGGCGACAGATGCGCCATTGTCGCACAGAAATCTCAAACGGCTGGCGAAGCGCACTATTTTGGGACTGGCTCGTAGCGGCGGATTTTGCTCCAACGGCAGCGGCGATTACGTGATTGCTTTTTCAACAAACCCGATGTGCCGCATTCGCGCTGACGAAAATAACTCCGAGAAGCTCATTCCGGAAATTTCCAACAATTCCATGTCTCCCCTATTTCTGGCGGCTGTGGAAGCCACTCAGGAAGCGATTTACAATTCTTTGTTCATGGCGACGGACATGTCGGGCTATCAAAATCACAAAATTAAAGCGCTGCCGCTGGATAAAGTGATTGAAATTTGTAAAAAATATGGGCTCATTCGGTGA
- a CDS encoding STAS domain-containing protein, which translates to MEFKTVEVEEYQDKLLVTVLEKRVYLGITSVFREEVQTLLTRDVNEIVFDLKNVSVMNSSGLGVLIMARDSLNKRGGQVKLANLQTLMQEIFSRMRLDTLFSIYPNAQQALTDSK; encoded by the coding sequence ATGGAGTTCAAGACTGTTGAAGTGGAAGAATATCAGGACAAACTGCTGGTTACTGTTTTGGAAAAGCGAGTTTATCTGGGAATCACCTCTGTGTTTCGCGAAGAGGTACAAACTTTGCTAACAAGGGATGTGAATGAAATCGTTTTCGATCTGAAAAATGTATCGGTCATGAATAGCTCGGGGCTTGGCGTGCTCATTATGGCGAGAGACTCACTGAACAAGCGAGGCGGACAGGTCAAGCTGGCGAATTTACAGACGCTGATGCAGGAAATTTTCAGCAGGATGAGACTGGACACTTTGTTTTCTATTTACCCGAACGCGCAACAAGCATTAACGGATTCAAAATAA
- a CDS encoding YifB family Mg chelatase-like AAA ATPase: MLAKVISAAVLGIDAFPVEVESNLESQLPAFSTVGLPDSAVRESRERVTAAIKNSGYPFPRKRITINLAPADIKKEGSAFDLPIAIGILAASGVVSSPLLENFIILGELSLDGSLRPIHGALPIAIEISKQKLKGIILPKSNASEAAMAQNIDVIPVDDLKSAVNFLNGMMEISPFQVSLAEIFSRSRNYHVDFQDVKGQQHVKRALEVAAAGGHNILMIGPPGSGKTMLAKRLPTILPDLTLEEALETTKIHSVAGLLPANSPLIAIRPFRSPHHTISDAGLIGGGHIPRPGEVSLAHHGVLFLDELPEFKKNVLEVMRQPLEDGRVTISRAAISLTYPAQFMLAAAMNPCPCGYATDPNHECSCTPPQIQKYLSRISGPLLDRIDIHVEVPAVKYSELSSDQSGEPSSNIRDRVEQAREIQLRRFANKANIYCNARMESRDIRKFCKIDDKCQELMKMAITKIGLSARAYDRILKVARTIADLEHSQEIQPQYISEAIQYRSLDRQINFANSF, encoded by the coding sequence ATGCTTGCCAAGGTAATCAGTGCGGCTGTATTGGGAATCGATGCTTTTCCTGTGGAAGTTGAATCTAATCTTGAATCGCAATTACCAGCTTTTTCCACAGTGGGTTTGCCGGACAGCGCTGTTCGCGAGTCAAGAGAGCGTGTGACAGCAGCAATAAAAAATTCAGGCTATCCCTTTCCGCGAAAACGCATTACCATAAATCTTGCGCCGGCAGACATCAAAAAAGAAGGTTCGGCGTTCGATTTACCCATTGCGATCGGCATTCTTGCGGCGTCCGGTGTGGTTTCCAGTCCCCTGCTGGAAAATTTCATTATTCTCGGGGAGCTCTCTCTGGACGGAAGTTTGCGGCCCATTCACGGCGCGCTTCCCATTGCTATTGAAATTAGTAAACAAAAATTGAAGGGAATTATTCTGCCAAAGTCCAATGCCAGCGAAGCCGCCATGGCGCAAAATATTGACGTTATTCCAGTGGACGATTTGAAATCGGCGGTGAATTTTTTGAACGGAATGATGGAAATTTCGCCTTTTCAGGTGTCGCTTGCGGAAATCTTTTCCCGGAGCAGAAACTACCACGTCGATTTTCAGGACGTGAAAGGACAGCAGCACGTAAAAAGAGCGCTGGAAGTTGCTGCGGCCGGCGGGCACAATATTCTGATGATTGGGCCGCCGGGATCAGGAAAAACCATGCTGGCGAAAAGGCTGCCGACAATTTTGCCGGATTTGACTCTCGAAGAAGCCCTGGAAACAACAAAAATCCACTCAGTCGCCGGCTTGCTTCCGGCAAACAGTCCGTTGATTGCCATCAGACCCTTTCGTTCGCCGCACCACACAATTTCTGATGCGGGACTCATCGGCGGCGGTCATATTCCCAGACCCGGTGAAGTAAGTCTGGCTCATCACGGCGTACTTTTTCTGGACGAATTGCCCGAATTCAAAAAAAACGTGCTGGAAGTGATGCGCCAGCCGTTAGAAGACGGAAGAGTGACAATTTCTCGCGCGGCGATTTCTCTGACCTATCCGGCACAATTTATGTTAGCCGCGGCAATGAATCCATGTCCCTGCGGTTACGCTACGGATCCGAATCACGAATGTTCGTGTACGCCGCCGCAAATTCAAAAATACCTGTCTCGTATTTCGGGACCACTGTTAGACAGAATCGACATTCACGTGGAAGTTCCGGCAGTGAAATATTCCGAACTCTCCAGCGACCAGTCCGGAGAGCCGTCTTCGAACATTCGGGACAGAGTTGAGCAAGCGCGTGAAATCCAGCTTCGCCGTTTCGCCAATAAGGCGAACATCTACTGCAACGCGCGAATGGAATCGCGCGACATCCGAAAATTTTGTAAAATTGACGATAAATGTCAGGAACTCATGAAAATGGCAATTACCAAAATTGGCTTATCTGCACGTGCCTACGATCGCATTTTGAAAGTTGCGCGCACAATCGCTGATCTAGAGCATAGTCAGGAAATCCAGCCGCAATACATCAGCGAAGCGATTCAATATCGCAGCCTGGATCGGCAAATTAATTTTGCAAATTCATTTTAA